A region of the Candidatus Eremiobacteraceae bacterium genome:
GCGCAGATCCTCGACGCCGACCTCGACTTCGGCACGCAAGGAGCGCACTCGAACACCTTCGGCGGCAATGGTATCGCGCTTGCCGCCGCCAAGGCGACCCTCGACGTGATCGAACGCGAGCGCTTGGTGGAGCGCGCCGCCGAGTTGGGCGAATACTTCATCGCCCGTTTGCGCGAACTGCAAGATCGCTTTCCATCCATCGGCGACGTGCGCGGTAAAGGATTGATGCTGGCGGTCGATTTCGTCGTCGACCGCGTCAGCCGCACGCCCGACGTCGAGTTCCGCGACCGCGTCCTGCGGCGGTGTTTCGCGCACGGACTGATGCTGTTGCCGTGCGGCTTTTCCGCGCTGCGCTTCACGCCGGCTTTGGTGGTCGATCGCGAACAGATCGATCAGGCGGTCGCGGTGCTCGAGCGCGCGATCCGCGAAGCCTGACGGTGCGCGGTGCGGCTGCGTGAGGCGTTCGCAAGCGAACTGATCGGCCGGCCGGTGACGCTGCACGCCGGCAGCCAGCACGTGCGCATCGGCCGCTTGGAAGACGTCGCGGTGTCGGGCAACGACACGTTCCCCGCGGTCACCGGCTTGTACATCAAGGGCCAGGATGGCGTTCGGCGGTTCGCACCGTTCGCGAGCGTGGAGACCTTGACGCCGGACGATATCTCGGTGCAATCGCCACCGATCGATGCGACCGCGGTGTCGCCGCCGAGCGACGAGTTGCTCGTCAACCGCGCCGTGCTTGACAAGCAGATCCTCGACGTCGACGGCAAGAAGGTCGTTCGGGTCAACGACGTGCGGCTCGCGCCTGCGGGCGCGCAAATGCGTCTCATGGCGGCCGATGTCGGCTTCCCCGGCTTGCTGCGCAGGCTCGGCCTGCGCGCTCTCGGACGTCAGCTGGAAGCCCGCCCGCAGCTCACGGGAATGCCGCCGACGTTGATCTCGTGGGAAGCGGTGCAGCCCCTGCAACACGATCAAGCGAGCGAAGCGATTCGTTTGCGCGTGCCGCACGCACGCCTCAACCGCATCCATCCCGCCGATCTCGCTGCCATCCTCCAAGACCTGACCGCGTCGGAACAGGCGTCGCTCGTCACCTCGCTCGATGAGGAAACCGCCGCGGACGCCTTTGAGCAACTGGACGTCGACACCCAGCTGTCCATTCTCGAGGACCTCAAGCCCGAACGCGCCGCCGACATCATCGAGAAGATGGAGCCGGACGACGCGGCGGACCTGCTCGGCCAGATCGAACAGGATAAACAGCAAGAACTGCTCCGCCTTATCGAGCCCACCGAAGCCGAAGATCTGCGCGAGCTGCTCGGCCATCCCGAGCAGACGGCCGGCGGACTCATGACCACGCAGTACCTCTGGATACCGCCGGGTTTGACGGTCGCGCAAGCCTTCGATCGTATCCGCGACAACGCCGGCGACGCCGAGCTCGTGTATTACGTGTACATCTTGGATGAACGCGAACATATCGTCGGCGTCTGTTCGCTGCGCGAATTGGTCATGGGCCGCCCGGACCAGGCGGTGGCCGAGATCAGCGTCGAGGATGTCGTGACGGTGCAGCTCGAAGCGCCGCGCGATGAGGTGGCGACCACCATCGCCCGGTATGACTTCATCGCAGTGCCCGTCGTCGACCGCGAGGACCGCATGCAAGGCATCGTCACCGTCGACGATGTGATCGACGTCTTGCTTCCCGAGAAACTGCGAAAGATGTTGCCCCACGTGGGGAAGTCGCGCTCGAAGGCGAAGCCAAGAACCCAGACCACCTAGGATTCTTCGCGGAGCGCCATGGAAGCCGTAGAAACCACCGTCGAGCGACACGGTCCGGTCAAGCGCGTCACGTTCTGGCGCTCTTTGCTGATCTTCGCCGCGGTGCTCGGGCCCGGGATCATCACCGCCAACATCGACAACGACGCCGGCGGCATCGCGACCTACTCGCTCGCGGGCGCGCAGTTCGGCTATGCGTTTCTGTGGCTGTTGATCC
Encoded here:
- a CDS encoding aminotransferase class III-fold pyridoxal phosphate-dependent enzyme codes for the protein AQILDADLDFGTQGAHSNTFGGNGIALAAAKATLDVIERERLVERAAELGEYFIARLRELQDRFPSIGDVRGKGLMLAVDFVVDRVSRTPDVEFRDRVLRRCFAHGLMLLPCGFSALRFTPALVVDREQIDQAVAVLERAIREA
- a CDS encoding CBS domain-containing protein; translation: MRLREAFASELIGRPVTLHAGSQHVRIGRLEDVAVSGNDTFPAVTGLYIKGQDGVRRFAPFASVETLTPDDISVQSPPIDATAVSPPSDELLVNRAVLDKQILDVDGKKVVRVNDVRLAPAGAQMRLMAADVGFPGLLRRLGLRALGRQLEARPQLTGMPPTLISWEAVQPLQHDQASEAIRLRVPHARLNRIHPADLAAILQDLTASEQASLVTSLDEETAADAFEQLDVDTQLSILEDLKPERAADIIEKMEPDDAADLLGQIEQDKQQELLRLIEPTEAEDLRELLGHPEQTAGGLMTTQYLWIPPGLTVAQAFDRIRDNAGDAELVYYVYILDEREHIVGVCSLRELVMGRPDQAVAEISVEDVVTVQLEAPRDEVATTIARYDFIAVPVVDREDRMQGIVTVDDVIDVLLPEKLRKMLPHVGKSRSKAKPRTQTT